In the Hemitrygon akajei chromosome 7, sHemAka1.3, whole genome shotgun sequence genome, one interval contains:
- the LOC140730036 gene encoding 5-hydroxytryptamine receptor 1E, which yields MNLTNCSVAFCPEQPRAFTKRTVVALTLSVIMLLATVLNSAVIAAICVTKKLHQPANYLICSLALTDLLVAISVMPVSILYISMESWVLGHVVCEAWLSLDMTFCTCSILHLCVIALDRYWAITDAVRYAGKRTAKRAVAMIVTVWVISVCIAIPPLFWRSHDVSRTGPQCIINHDHAIYTIYSTFGAFYVPLALILVLYYRIYHAAKTLYQKRGSSRHFSHRSAGRGPPSYTGCKLTHTFCVSDPGLESTRSQLAVKAAGRENRLGSGKEPPQISSGRERRAARVLGLILGAFVVCWLPFFVKELLTGMKLWAVSQKAADFLTWLGYVNSLINPLLYTSFNEDFKLAFRKFTSCRKHS from the coding sequence ATGAACCTCACCAACTGCTCAGTGGCCTTCTGTCCAGAACAGCCGCGAGCATTCACCAAGAGGACGGTCGTGGCTTTGACCCTATCCGTGATCATGCTTCTGGCAACGGTGTTGAACTCGGCAGTGATAGCTGCTATTTGCGTCACAAAGAAACTGCACCAGCCCGCCAACTACCTGATCTGTTCCCTGGCGCTCACAGACCTGCTCGTTGCCATTTCCGTCATGCCTGTCAGTATTCTGTACATCAGCATGGAGTCCTGGGTTCTCGGTCATGTTGTGTGCGAAGCCTGGCTAAGCCTCGACATGACCTTCTGCACATGTTCGATCCTTCACCTGTGCGTGATCGCCCTGGACAGGTACTGGGCCATTACAGACGCTGTGCGGTATGCAGGGAAAAGGACAGCCAAGCGGGCCGTGGCCATGATAGTCACTGTCTGGGTGATCTCTGTCTGTATAGCCATACCGCCGCTGTTTTGGAGAAGCCATGATGTTAGTAGAACAGGGCCTCAGTGCATAATTAACCACGACCATGCCATCTACACCATTTATTCCACGTTTGGAGCCTTTTATGTGCCTCTGGCTTTAATCCTCGTCCTGTACTACCGCATCTACCACGCAGCCAAGACCCTTTACCAGAAGCGAGGCTCCAGCCGGCACTTCAGCCACCGCAGTGCCGGGAGGGGGCCGCCCAGCTACACCGGCTGCAAGCTGACGCACACcttctgtgtgtctgaccccgggctcgAAAGCACCCGCAGCCAGCTGGCGGTCAAAGCAGCGGGCAGAGAGAACAGGCTGGGGAGTGGCAAGGAGCCGCCGCAGATCTCCAGTGGCAGGGAGCGGAGAGCTGCACGCGTCCTGGGACTCATCCTGGGGGCCTTCGTCGTCTGCTGGCTGCCCTTCTTCGTCAAAGAGCTGCTCACAGGGATGAAACTCTGGGCGGTCTCTCAGAAGGCGGCTGACTTCCTAACTTGGCTGGGTTATGTTAACTCACTGATTAATCCCCTCCTCTACACCAGCTTCAACGAGGACTTCAAATTAGCCTTCCGCAAGTTTACCAGCTGCAGAAAGCACAGTTAA